From one Mucilaginibacter inviolabilis genomic stretch:
- a CDS encoding single-stranded DNA-binding protein, which produces MSGINKVILVGHLGKDPEVRILEGGVSVTSFPLATSETFNKDGRKVEQTEWHNIVMWRGLADMAAKFLQKGKLVYIEGKLRTRSFEDKEGIKKYTTEVVAENFTMLGRKSDFDGDIRSIAKPEDQLYTDGEASSQPY; this is translated from the coding sequence ATGTCTGGAATTAATAAAGTAATACTTGTAGGTCATTTGGGCAAAGATCCTGAGGTGCGAATTTTAGAAGGTGGAGTGTCTGTAACCAGTTTCCCTTTAGCTACTTCTGAAACCTTTAATAAAGATGGCCGAAAAGTTGAACAAACCGAATGGCATAATATTGTAATGTGGCGTGGTTTGGCCGATATGGCGGCTAAATTTTTACAAAAAGGGAAGCTTGTTTACATAGAAGGTAAACTACGCACCCGCTCCTTTGAAGACAAGGAAGGCATTAAAAAATACACTACCGAAGTGGTTGCTGAAAACTTTACCATGCTTGGCCGTAAAAGTGATTTTGATGGCGATATCCGATCCATTGCCAAACCCGAAGATCAGCTTTATACTGATGGCGAAGCCAGCAGCCAGCCTTATTGA
- the mutY gene encoding A/G-specific adenine glycosylase, producing MNFTDELIQWYLQNKRDLPWRNTTDAYVIWLSEIILQQTRVEQGLPYFYRFVERYPNVSSFAAAGEDEVLKLWQGLGYYSRGRNMLKTAKQIQEQYHGIFPQRYDELIKLKGIGEYTASAISSFSANEAKAVVDGNVYRVLARYFGIDEPINSTGGKKTFQELANNLINKKNPGLHNQAMMEFGAMLCKPKNPACGICPVHLDCFAFINNATTTLPVKLKTVKVRERFFNYFLVTDKDSVLMNKRGDKDIWANLYDLPMVETASLLPLPELMDHSAVKEIFGNDIKISADNLPVQKHILTHQRLYIRLIKIESKPIKLDSNWFYTRVQNLPNLAFPKPVVILIKNIFNL from the coding sequence ATCTTCAAAATAAACGCGACCTTCCCTGGCGTAATACCACTGATGCTTATGTGATCTGGCTTTCGGAGATCATCCTGCAGCAAACGCGGGTAGAACAAGGCTTGCCCTACTTTTATCGTTTTGTAGAAAGATATCCAAACGTAAGCAGTTTTGCTGCTGCAGGTGAGGACGAAGTGCTTAAACTATGGCAGGGCCTGGGTTATTATTCACGCGGCCGTAATATGCTTAAAACAGCCAAACAGATACAGGAACAGTATCATGGTATATTTCCTCAACGTTACGACGAGCTCATTAAATTAAAAGGCATTGGCGAATACACAGCTTCAGCCATCTCCTCATTCTCGGCAAATGAAGCTAAAGCCGTTGTTGATGGCAATGTTTACCGGGTACTTGCCCGTTATTTTGGCATCGATGAACCCATCAATTCAACCGGCGGTAAAAAAACATTCCAGGAACTTGCCAACAATTTAATTAATAAGAAAAATCCCGGTTTGCATAATCAAGCCATGATGGAGTTTGGCGCGATGTTATGTAAACCCAAAAATCCGGCTTGCGGTATCTGCCCGGTGCACCTGGATTGCTTTGCTTTTATAAATAATGCCACTACTACGCTCCCGGTTAAATTAAAGACAGTAAAAGTGCGCGAACGCTTTTTTAATTATTTTTTAGTGACCGATAAAGACTCTGTATTAATGAATAAAAGGGGCGATAAAGACATCTGGGCCAACTTATATGACCTCCCAATGGTAGAAACAGCGTCTCTTTTACCTCTGCCCGAACTGATGGATCATTCCGCAGTAAAGGAAATTTTCGGTAACGATATCAAAATTTCTGCTGATAACTTACCTGTACAAAAGCATATTCTTACTCACCAACGCCTGTATATCAGGTTGATTAAAATAGAATCCAAGCCCATTAAATTAGACTCCAACTGGTTTTATACCAGGGTTCAAAACCTGCCAAACCTGGCATTCCCAAAACCTGTAGTTATATTAATAAAAAATATTTTTAATTTATAA